The Tenrec ecaudatus isolate mTenEca1 chromosome 8, mTenEca1.hap1, whole genome shotgun sequence DNA window agcctgtgtgatcacaaggtgtggaagggatcaggtatcaggcatcaaagaacctacCATCTGTCGGTaacgggacacccccttacagaagggtcaccgggaggagatgagccagtcagcgtgtagtgtagcaacaatgaaacatacaactttcctgtaattcttaaatgcttccttccccaactatcatgatcccaattctaccttacaaatccagctagatcagaggatgtacactggtaccgacaagaacagggaatccaggacagatgatcccttcaggaccagtggtgagaatggtgataccggagggtggagagaaggtgggttagaaagggggaactgattataaggatctacatataacctcctctctgggggacggacagcagaaaattgggtgaagggagatatcggatacagtgtaggacatgacaaaataataataatttataaattgtcaagggttcttgaaggagcagggagcggggagggaagggggaaaatgaggtgctgataccaagggcttaaggggagagcaagtattttgagaatgatggcaacgcatgtacaaatgtccttgacacaattgatgtgtgtatggactgtgataagagcccccaataaaatgattttttaaatgattttaaaataaaagaaaatgatagtggcgacatatgttcaaatgtgcttgatataattgatgtatgggttgttataagagctgcaagggccctcaataaaatatttataaacaacaacaaagttaaacagtctcagaaacccacaggggcagttctgcccagttgtatagggttgttgtgagtcaaactcgacttgctggcagtgagtggaaGCATGGGAAGAGCTAGAGGGTACGAGTGTTTCTCCAAGAAGAAGGGGATAGAATGCTTTCAGAAGATCCTGGAATTATCTCTTGATGTCTTAGAATCTCTGGATCCTGAGAAAATTGACCCTCCAGAACTTTGAAGCTACCAGAAAGGTCAGGAGGTATTGAGAAGATCCTGGGCATTATGTTGCTCACCCTCCTCACATTTCTAATGACAGGGCAGAGGAGGCAGGAAAAACCCCTCCTGGACACTGTAAACTAGTTTAGGGGGCCATTGACAGGTCAGAAGTGCTGGATTTCTTATTGAAAATTAAGCAAATGATTGGATGGAATGAAGGACTAAACATGTAATTCTCTCTGCTCTGAAAGAACAGTGTTTTAGGGAGTAGATGGAAAAGATCTTGGGAGAACCTGAGAAACAGCTTAAGAGTTTGTAGTGCAGTCGTATCTGCCGTAGTTTGCACTTCTGACGGGGACGTCCAAAGGCACGGCTTCTCCCAGCTTGCACTTGCTGGGAAGAGGCACGGTGATCAGCCAGCTCTGAGTGATAACCGCAGAGCTGGGCCATGGCACACCTTCCATGGGAGAGAAGCTGGAGCCAGGCTTGGACCCCCTCCTCTGACTTATTTCCACTCCGGCTAGCTTACTGACTCCTTGGTCTAGTAAAGTAAAACCACAATAAATCTCTGCTCTTCCTACTTTTCTTCATCTATGCCTAAGGCAGTTTCTAGTTGATAAAGAGgcaaaataaaattattgtatttatttatccATATTGGCCTATCGTTTGGTTAATTGACATTTCATCTGTTCATGTTGTCAGACTGGGTCTAGAGGAGCAGAAACCTCTTTTACCCAGATCGTAGATAGAAATGGGCAGTTGTGTTTCCCAGCCACAGAAATTTACtagtgaaaaagaaagaacacatttgTTCTGTAAGCATGCATGTTACTTGAAATTTTAAGTGTGACCAAGATAAAGACTTTAGGAATGGAGCAAGAGAAATTGAGCTGCTCTTTAAGCCAGTACCCCTCAGCATTACAGTGGAGGATAGTATGGGTCATTCCAGTGTAAGAGACACTTTCCAAGGAGGAAAGTTAAGGGGgtcatttttttatttgttttacataaAGTCAGAGAACTAAAAGCTATTTTCTTTTTAGGTTTCCTCTTACTCGGCCCAGTCTTTGTAAAGAATGGGAGGCAGCTGtcagaagaaaaaattttaaacctaCCAAGTACAGCAGCATTTGCTCAGAGCAttttactgcagactgctttaaGAGGGAGTGTAACAACAAGTTACTGAAGGAGAACGCTGTGCCCACAATATTTCTCTGTACAGAGCCTCATGACAAGGTAATATGTGTTGAATTTAATTGAATGGCTTTCCGTTTAAAAGTCCATGTTGTGGTAAACTCAACGTAGTGTTAAATAAATGTTACCTGGTACCCATCACTTGTAAATAACCACTgctatcaaatgtggtgaagaagactgatggagctcggctatcaaaagatatagcatctggggtcttaaaggcttgaaggtaaacaagtggccatctagctcaaaagcaacaaagcacaccattctgtgcaatcatgaggtgtcgaagggatcaggtatcaggcaccatcagaacaaaaaaatcatatcattgtgaatgagggggagtgtggaatggagacccaaagtccatcagtaggcaattggacatccccttacagaagggtcatggggagaagagccagacagggtgtagtGTGGCAACGAtaaatcatacaactttcctctagttcttaaatgattccttccccacgactatcatgatcccagttctaccttacaaatccggctagaccagagtatgtacactggtgcggataggaactggaaaaacagggaatccaggacagatgagcctttcaggaccagtggtgatacctgaagggtagagggagggtggggtggaaagggggaaccgattacaaggatttacatataacctccctggaggacagacaacagaaaagtgagtgaagggagacatcagacagtgtaaaatatgacaaaataataatttataaattatcaagggttcatgaaggaggggggagcggggaggggaggtgaatgaggagctgatgccacgggcttaagtggagagcaaatgttttgagaatgatgagggcaatgaatgtacaaatgtgctttacacaattgatgtatgtatggattgtgataagagttgtatgagcccccaataaaatgattaaaaataataatagtaaccaTTGCTATCAGTGCTGTAGGGCTGCTTGCGTGGCGCAGACAGGTCAGTGCTTGACTAGTTTTTGAACACTCAGAAGACAGCCCTGGCGATCTGCTCCCCAAAGGTCTTGAACAGCCTTGACACTTCAGTGGAGCACCtggctctactctgacacatgtggaGTCACCTTGATCCAGAACGGACGCCATGAAATAcccttttttttaaaggcaaaatgGAAGAATTTAAAGTTAAATGTACTCACACGAAGAAACTTCACGCTCAGAAAACACTGCCTTTAAGCTGATGCTAACTGCTAGGAGCTTTGGTGgcgagtggttactcattggactgctgagcccaaggtcagcagatgggaacccccaagggctccctgagaaagacaggactttctgctcccagagcGACCGCCtcgcaaacccacagggcagttctgcacgGTCCTGTAGGTTCATTGTGAGCGTGACTGCGAAGCTGCCTGAAGTCTTATTTTCCTCCATTTTAAATGCTTAGAGTATTTAACTAAATGAATGTTCAGCTAGCTATAATGATAACTAATCATTCTCCACCCTTAGTGCATCCCACTGTAGGCAGAGACGTGAACGTAATACTTTAGGAACTTATCTTCTTACTTTGGAATGTCTCTGTATCAGGACTTCTCACAGAAGGCTAACATTTCTGAAATGCCCCCGATGAGTTCTCTGAAGCTGGTGTTTTTGCGTTATTGTTTTAGAAGGAAGACCTGGAGCCCCAAGAACAGCTTCCCCCGCCGCCCCTGACACCACCCGTTTCCCAGGTCGATGCTGCTATTGGATTACTAATGCCACCTCTTCAGACCCCCGATAATCTCTCCGTTTTCTGTGACCACAACTATACTGTGGAAGACACAATGCACCAGAGGAAAAGGATCCATCAGCTGGAACAGCAAGTTGAGAAACTGAGGAAGAAGCTCAAGACTGCGCAGCAGCGGTGCCGGAGACAAGAGCGGCAGCTGGAGAAGTTAAAGGAGGTTGCCCACTTCCAGAAGGAGAAAGACGTACCCGAGCAAGGTTACGTGATCCTCCCCCCTGACTACTTTGAAATCGTTGAAATGCAGTAAGAAAAGGAAATGTGTGTTGGTTTTCAGTGGGACAATACCACGTAGCCTCTTCTAGCCTATTAAAGGAGTGCCATTGGAAGAATCAATACCTGACTACTTGTATAAAAACAATtcagaatattttttttaataaattagagACCTACTATAAAATTGTAACTTTTTGTTTCTAATTCCAGGGTTTTTACATTTTCACAAAATATTTTAGAAGTTAGAAACTAACCTCCGAGCTTCATTGTAAATTGTTTTTCAGATTGGGAATTTTTGCCTTATATATTTGAGTATGTATAGAAATAATGTAAAAATGTAAGAGCGTATCAGCAGTTAAGGAAGCACTATAAGGTACAGTAAAGGTGATTTAagtttaaaattgaaaataaatgtaATGTATTGAGAGGACTCAGTTATTTTAAATCAGAAGCCTGGGTCAGATCAGGAGACATTACTTCtcagaatatatgtacattgtcacacattcttattttttaaatcagaagTTTGGAGTGTCTCCAGATCACTTGACAAGAATATATTAGCAGGTCAACACTTAACGGAAAACAAGATGTGGATTTTAGAGAAGAAATTGAAGCGTCTGTATCTGATCCATATGGTTAAATCAAACTACAAagtatccctccctcccctgagCCACCCACTGTTTCACATTATAAAATTGGAAATGATCTCCAGCGGAAGAAACATTCTTCAATAAGCAAATTGCACTAATTTCAGGGAAGTAGAGAGACTGGGCGGCTGCTCCGCAGCTTGCTCTTTCCCCTGTTATCACCCCTGAGTCCTGGGCAGCCAGTTCCCCGCTGTAGTCACACCTGCACTCGGACCTCGTAGCACTTGATTTGTATCATCATGTGGCATTCTTTGAGTGATTCGATGAAATGATTTTAGTCAGGGCTTTCATTTAAAAGTGACTTCACTTTTTGACACAAGCTAGAAATATCACATTTTATTTGAATAAGTGATTTGTGTTCAAAAGTAACCTCATGTACTGTTTATTTTACCGAATGTAAAGATTTAAACTCTGAGGTTTCTGTTCAGGCTGAGAGTTGTGTTCTGACTTTGTGAGACACTTAACCCATATTTGAGATGGAAATATGTTCCAAGTAAATGAATGTCGCCAAAGGAATTACCGATTTAGATTTAGACTGTTTCCATGGTAATTATTACTTTTATACTTCCAACTGCATTGAAATAGATCACTAGACCTCCTGAGACAGTATTAAAGATGTGAAACATTGATGTTCAGCAGAAGTGTCTTTTGTAACCCTGCCTTTCAGAATCATTCACTGCTCTGCTGCCCGTGCAGAACAATGATTCATGGAGATTTGATTGTCTTATGAgccaatatttaaaaaatagaaaatagtgATTAGATAACTTGGAATTATGTAACTCCAGATAACACtatttcaaattaattttaatgAGCCTTTTATGCTTTGTTGATTCTCGTAACGTTTTTGAAACCACAAAGCCTCCAAAGAGCTTGTTTTCACCTTTCAATCCTCTAGCAATTCTTGCAGGATAATTGGGTATTTCCCAAGAATGCATGTTGAATCAGAGTGATCGTATCACCCTTGGGGAATGAACGGAATCCTGAGCCAGTACATGGTCGCAGCACTACGCGGTGCAGCCACTGCAGAGGGAGAGACTCCTGAAAGAAGTTGGGCAAAAGGCACGTCAATGCTACTAACACTTCTCAGTTTTATGTTCATTTCTTAGAATCTGAGATGTGcttggcaccatgagctttctctcATGTATTTAAGGAGATCTGCTTGCCAAATTACTCCCGTATCTTTGCTGATAATAaggaaacagaaataaaatgtagatggaaatcctttaaaaattaaaaaaaattatatctctATATgctatataaaatttaaatgaggtctctctttcacattttctttttcctcccaggAACCAAGAATCCAGCTGAGATTGTAGGACGTGGTCATCATGATTTAATCTTAGCATTGTGACTTAACCTGAAGCTATTCTCTTTGCAGACATAAACCCCTGTTATTTGGAGAGAACTGAGCAAACAGCAGGTGCACCAACTGCTTACAATGAAATGATTCATCCTGGTAACTCAGTACAGGGGGTTTAAAGTATTGGTGCTTATTTATGAATTGTGCAATGCAACATTCATTGAACATTAAATGTTTCACTCTGGCATATTGGTTACCACATTGCCAATAGAAAAGGAAGATTAAGGCTTAACTGATCCTGTTCACGCACAATGAAACACTTTAGTGTACAATAGACAAAGACAAGGTCTCAATCCAGAGCGAATGCGGTGGAAACGCCTCAGCATATTTGCAGAGAGGAGATTTTCTTGAACGCTCACGTGCTGAAATGCCCACCTGTGACTGCCAGCATCTGGTATAATGGTGAAAACAATGAACTGCTTAATATTAGATCGACTGGCACAACTGTACGTAGAGACAGAGTTTTAGAGCTAGAAGATTCTAGAAATCTAACTtcccccaaatcactgccatcaattggATTCCTACTCACAATCATTGGgcatagggtttcagaggctgaaaatctgtgtgggagcagagtctcatctttttcccgcaGAGCGacaggtaggtttgaaccgctggcctggtggttagcagtccaatgcttagcagttcagtgcttaccTGACATTGCCACATGGAGGTTCTTTGCCTAACCTCCCAACCCTGTGGAAATCTCTCATAATACCCTTGAAAAGTGGTATTCAGTCTGTGTTTAGCATTTGTATGTTTACGCAGTTATTGTACATTTCTGGATCAGAATAAAACCTGTTGCCACTCTTTTTATACCTTTTCTTTATAGTACAAAATTCACTTTAAACTGTTTCTTAGTTTGAGCTATCATATTCCAAATTAGTTTTACAATTTAATAAATAATGTTTACTAATGATATGCCTGTTCTGTGTACTTCAAATTTTGTCCTTGTGGTAAAGAAACGGATATCCATAGATAGTTAGCAAAGCTATTTacttgggaatccaaggagatgAAGGGCTTTTCTTTCAAGTGTAATTTCCTAGAAGTCTGATGATAAGGAAAAGGGTCTGAAAGAATTATATGATGCTGATTTTTTAAGCTTAAATTAATATTCTCTGATCATGTCTATTTTTAGAAAGGCATACATAAACTGACCTCTTACCGCTGTGAAGAGTCATAAAATAATACACTTAAAAACTATTTGGTTTGAGAGAAAAAAACTGTCACTCGTGctccaaaattttaaaaagttagtCCACCCTGTGTGTAAGGGAAGATTTGCCTGCGGGGATCATGTGATTTGGATGCCCAGTGACTGAAGAGCACTGTAGGCAGCACCTAGTTGACacatgtccttttttaaaaaaaatcattttattgaggactcgtacaactcttatcacaatccatgcatccgtccattgtgtcaagcacatttgcacatctgttgccatcatcattctcaaaacatttgctttctacttgagcccttggtatcagctccccatttcaaccctccctccccacctcccctcatgaacccttgataatttataaattattagtttgtcatgtcttatgGGCAACTCTTTGCCTGTTAATGTAGAGCATCCAATCAGTTTTCTGATAGCCAGTGACGTGAAACAGTAATTGATTGTAATGTGTTCCATTTGGGTAATTCATCACGGGAACCAGAACAGGAAAAGTGATGGGTGAAAACACTGGAAGTGAAGACTCAGAAGAGGCATGAGGAGTTCTTTCATGAGCCTAATGTGTGACATTTGCTTACTGGCAGGTGTGTAGAGAGCTACACATACTCAAATTAGCCACCATCTTTGAAGCCCTGTTTTAAGATTATGCAAATTGGCCCTCACTTTGAAACCATTGAACCAACCCGAACTCACAAATTCCTCATCACACCATCTTAATTTGTGGCATGTGCAggttttaaatcattgaaaagacagAATCTCTTGCattaaacccacccactgctgtccagtagACTGACACTTTCGGACACTCTAGAACAGAGTAATCTcccaagggtttgtgaggctaaaatctttacaggagcagaaagcctcattttcccctgcagagcagctggtgggtttgaactgctgaccaatgcataacccacaacTCCACCAGGGATCTGTTTTGCACCAAAGTGAGGCTGATTAAGAATAATTTCTTAAAAGATGTAGCAAGGAATCTCATTCATAATCCAAAGATTGCTGTACTTTGAGCTGACGGTAACTGACATTTTTTGACGATGTGGTTCTACGTAGTTTGTTAAAATATAATAATTGATATGAAGGAAAAATCTCAAAGAGGAATCCAGGATTTACAAAGCAATTATAGTTATACTTTAAAGTTTCCGAAGTCTGCTCAAATAATGTTTTATATCTCCATGTCTTATTTTATCTTGATTGTGGTTTTATCCTGAGAAGATTTTTTTTCTAGATGATAACCATGTTTTATCACCTCAACAATTTATTGAGAATTTGTATTCACTCTCCTAAATCCACAGTATTTTATGCTTTAAGATTATcaaatattttagtttttaaaaatcttaagtaATATGAATAAACATATTATTTTAAGTTATTTTGTTGAAGTAACTGTAGAATAGCAACAAAATTTGATTAGATAAACTACTTCTGGATTGGCTGCATAAAGACCTTTTCTGACTTCCGCCACAGCATAAGTgtcgttgggtgccattgagagaCAGGAGCGAGAGAGCCCGTCAACAGAAAGGgaaagagaccagtcactggaagcATTGGGAGGGCGGGCTCTCTGGAAGGGTGATCTCAACATCCTGGGACAATCTCATCATAAGCCTGCAGGCATCAGACCCCTAGGCTGATCTAAATTCCAAGGGCTACATACCCAAGACTTCATGGACCTTTGCTTGTATACTTTGACAATGGCCAGGCAAGACCTAACAAATACTATTTTGAAAATTTGCCTTTGAGAGGTGAAGATGCCATTTGTTAAGTTGCCAGAATGAACAGAAACCTTAAAGCAACCACAACAGATTTGTCCAAGAATTAAAGCAAGCTGCACTTTAAGTGCAGTATGATCACAATCTCTTATCAAAAAGAAAATATCGATACACAAAAATAATAAGGGGCATACGAGGGTTGAAAATGCAATAATTGGGATGAAAAAATCAGCAGAGAAACTCAACAGTCTTGAGCAGGGAGAAGATTAATGTGGAGAGAAAGATAGGAATAGATAAGAAAAAAAGGAGATAGAAAAATTGGGAAAACTGTAATCCCCCAAATTTGATGAAAACCACTAAAGACTCGAAGTGCAATAAACTTTGAGTAAAGAAAATGTCAAGAGATCTGAAATAAATGTCAGAAGCGGCTGAAAGGCAGCATTTTGAAAGCAGCCAGACAAATAACTAGCCTTATTAAAGGGACCAAATAAGACCAACAGTGGACGTCACCTTAGGAAAAGACAAAGGGATGGAATATTCAAAGTGTTGAAGAAAATCCCTGCTGGCCACGAACCTTATAGTTAGCAAAATCgtctttcagaaatgaagatgAAATAAGGACATTATCAGTTAAAACCAGAGAATTCACTGTTGGCCAACTCATCTTACAAGAAAGACCAGAGGAAGCGAATTAGGCTGAAAAC harbors:
- the THAP1 gene encoding THAP domain-containing protein 1 — protein: MVQSCSAYGCKNRYDKDKPVSFHKFPLTRPSLCKEWEAAVRRKNFKPTKYSSICSEHFTADCFKRECNNKLLKENAVPTIFLCTEPHDKKEDLEPQEQLPPPPLTPPVSQVDAAIGLLMPPLQTPDNLSVFCDHNYTVEDTMHQRKRIHQLEQQVEKLRKKLKTAQQRCRRQERQLEKLKEVAHFQKEKDVPEQGYVILPPDYFEIVEMQ